A region of the Drosophila ananassae strain 14024-0371.13 chromosome XL, ASM1763931v2, whole genome shotgun sequence genome:
ACCTGATTATGCAAAAAGcgccaaaaaaaagaataaaaataatatatgaaaTGTAGAACCTTTCTCACAGACACACATACAAATTATTGAGATTTCGAAAAACAGGTTTCACTTTAGAACTTAGGAGCTATTTACTTTCCGCCTCTTCCGCCACTGGATTTTCTTCTCTTTTTGTGAAGAATCTTAACTTCTTCACGCTATCTTGCCGTTGTGAGCCGCCCGGTACTTGGCCAACTTGTCCATGTACTCCTCGTGCCGCTCCAGCGTCGCCAGCAGACCCTCCGTGTTCACCGGCGACTCATCGGGACCGTAGTGGATGAGTTGATCGTTCAGGGTCGTCATAGTGCCACCGAGGGCATGCAGGATGGCGTCTCCGGCACAGATGTCCCATTTCTTGATCTTGGAGGTGTGCAGATAGGCGGTAGCATTGTTGGCCACCACCTGGAGCACCTTATAGCCAGCGCCGGCGGCTGTCAGCAGGCTCACATCCTCGCCGAAGATGCCACGGGCCAGATCCTTGGCCCCGGCCGTATGGGAGCGGGAAACGGTGATGATCGGCGCCAAATCGCCGGACTTTTGTGAGTGCTGGGGATGCAGATTGGCCAGATACTCGGACATCGAGTTGCCCACCCAGGCCCAGGCTGTCTGGCCGTTGAACGGACTGTGAATCACACCGATGATGGGCCTTCCGGCCACTGCCACACACACCATGGTGGTGACGTACTCGTACAGCTCCTCGGTGTACTCCTTGGTGGCGTCCAGCGGATCCACCCAGACCGTGACATCCGGAGCATTCACCATCACGTCGGGCACCTGGGCCGTCTCGTGCAGGACCGTGGGATCGAGATCAAAGCTATGCGACTGGCGGCAGTGTTCGTTGTCCTCCTCGGAGAAGATCCTGACGCGAGGGAAGATCCTCTGCAGGCCCTGTTTCATGACGCAGTGGGAACGACCGTCGGCGTCCGTGAATGGATCATTGACACCCTCGTCCGTCTTGCCCTTGCTGCGCTCCTTCAGCTGGCGGGAATGGGCCACGTCGAGCACCTCGAGTCCGCCACGCTGGGCGGCCTGGATGGCGGCAATTAGCATCTTGCGGAGGTTCACCTTGTTGGGATTATCGCTGCGCAGCATGCCATAAATGGCCGGACGCTCCTCCTGATGGAAATTGAGGAAATAGACGAGCATAATGGTCACCAGAATCGCCACAATGGTGGCCGGCAGCCGGTTGATGCGTATGGATCGTCCGTTCATTTTATCGGGCATGGAAGCAATGCGGCTGGTGAGTTCAAGGAGTTTGTTCTAGCGACGTTGTCAGTTTGCCAGATCAGCACACGAAACTACAAACTGAGAAGTCtgaggcggcggcggtggctgCCAGATGCTGTCGAGTTTGTGGGTGAAATGGGCGCGCAAAGTCACTCAGGCTGGGGGGAGGGGAAGCTGTTGGGTATTGGGCTCTCTCTCTCCGTCTCCGTCGCTTCCACGTCGCGCGTTTTTTTCCCCCAACAGCGCGCAATCAAAACAAAAGACCCCCAAAGACAAAAGGTGTTTGCAGATAAACAAAACCAACAGCTGTTCAGGTGGATTCTCGAATTTTCCAACACTAAAATAGTGTTTGCTCTGGCAATGCTACAAAAGTGACCAACTTTtcaaagaaaatattattattttagtcTTTATTTCTACTTtttataaatcatttaatcaatgaaaataaataaaaatcaatctggataataaaataaagtttaacaaatatttatcgATTATTTGTTCGATAAGAAATGTGACCAGCTAACGCCTGCCAtcattttagtttttttttttcgcccaaCAACGGTCAGACTGTTCAGAGCTCGTTGTTGGAATTCGGATAataaattttgtatatttttgcgTCGCCGCGGGAAAACTTCGGGAAAAAGCCCCCCgaaaatcaaattcaaatatcaattttcttgttttttttttctgtttttatatgctgctgatttttttttggttacgGTTCGAAAACAATCAAACACAcatgcaaataaaaataaaaaataaataaattttaaataaaaatcacacagattaattaaaaaaaaaaaagtgcgtgCGCGTgcagaaaacgaaaaaaaaagaaagaaaaaaaaagcaaaaaagagAGAGTAGATTATTGTGGGCGAATCAACAAGAAAAAGAGAATGAATGATGATGAGGAAAATAGTAGGCAAACGCAGAGGCAGTTGTAGTTGTCGTTGTGGTAGtaccaaaaataaagaaactgCGAAAACTGCTTGTGAagtgacaacaacaacataaataaattccaaaaaaggtaacaagcgaaaaaaaaagtaattaaaaaaaaggcaaaaaaaatacGTACGCAGCAgcagtacaaaaaaaaaaaaagaaaaaaaaaacaaaaacaactgaAATTAAGTTAAAAAAGTCGTGAATTTCATCGTATATACACACATAGATACACTCCCatacacacaaacacactcacacacacacacacacatacacgcaCACGTGTGCGCTCGTCTAGTTGGAAGAGAGCAAGTTTTgtcgttttttttatttatttttttttctgtgctgCTGCCTGCCCCCTCCTCCCCGCCCCCAGTgcgttatttattttatttttttcgttaaTCATTTTTCGCAATTTTGTGAACAAAAGTTGGaaaaaccaattaaaaataatatataaaataataataaagaaaaaaaaagccgCAGCCAGCCAGAAGTTtgcaacaaattttaaaaaagaggtacgtttttataaaatgtttgtttgttttccgCTTTCTGCCTTCTTTCCTCTCTCTCAGGAGAGGCAATCTCTCCCTTCCACCTTCCATCTCCCTTTCTCTTCCATCATTCCCATAAGAATATTCTTATTAGATCAGCCAACGGccccaacagcagcagcagcagcagccccaCTCTTCTTCGTCTGTTTTGCTTCTTCTGTTGCTTCTCACTCAATTCGCCGTTATTTATGTAACAAGTGTGTGcgtgctctctctctcttttaagttattttgttttacattttttgtagaaagaaaaaaaaaaaaagaataataataaaagctaAAGCTCCACCGAAAGGCGCATTGAACTGGTTTATGTTGTGCTCGCTTCTTCTAGCTTCTCTTTGCTATTCTTCTTTACACTCCTCTTCTCCTGCTCCACCTCCTACTCCTCTTCCACCTCCTCCTCTCCCTCTCTTTCTTGTTATCAACAATGAGAGAGACAATGAGAGAGAGCCCCCAAgatcttcattttttttgtttttcttttcgaGCTGAGCTTCTCATTCTTGGATtctgtttcttcttcttcttaatcATCATTCGGGTCTTGTCTCCATAACGGAGTTTTTATTGTGTGAGTAAGACAGCGATAGATCGGGGATGAATCCGTTTTCGGGGCCACAGTAGTCCCTCCCACAGAACTGACACTTGTTGATCCCTCCCGAGTGGTGGGTTTTTTTCCCAttcatgttttatttttttttttttttacatttctttgaACTGAGACTTATCAttatttgttttgaaattattttccaaCAAAGTTTCCAAAGGGAAAGCACGCGGATGAAGCTCACAATACGAGCCACTGATGACTATAATTAATGCGACTCGGGGGCCACGATATCTGTACTCGACACATATATAACTTTGTTTATAGGGACGTTTCCGCCCTACTTGTTAAgttttttttccactttttaacaaattatatttaaaaaattcaacaaaaaatcaaataaatggTTAtaagatgtttttttttttatatttttgggaataaaaacctttttaaattactttattaagttctatttataatattatatttatgatACTGTTTATTTATcagtttaaagaaaaaaagcatgcttttttagTTTTGAAAAGCATAAAATCCAAACTAAACCAAGGATTTGGCTGAAATTTGTACACTTGGTTCTagaatacatatttttaaagaaaataaactttaaaactattaagtttttaaaaaaataatttgttttttataaaaaatctcttttttaatagaaaatattagatttgtagtattttttttattaaaagttcTCCTTGTTTCCCATTTACATTTCCCTTTTTGTCAAAATCTGTTTCTTTTCTATCTCCCCAGTGTGACCTTGTTTCTATTTCATTCATAAATAGTGTGACcttgattttttattatttcttttacaGACTATTATATTTCCATTACAATTACAAGtattattcttaaattgaTTTAAGTCTTAatgtttttttctctttctctctaGTGTGACCTTGCTATTGCctctgttttgttttgtagCCTACtctgggttttttttttttattggattaaTTGCTTTGAATTATTCATCGATATAGCCGATCGGTCTTTGGTTGATTGGAAGCGATTTAACGGTAATTTATTTACAATGCAATTTTCTGTCATCGTTCCCTCTCTGTCGCTCTATTGTAGGGGGTGGGGGTTGGGGGTTTTCTGTGGTGGGGTCTGGTCTCTCTATTGTTCTATTTGCCCGTGTAATTAGTGAACGGAAATTGTTTTGTGCGTCACATTgcagtgtgtgtgttagtgtgtgtgtgtgtgaaggtCAATGGGGCAACTCGTTATCATTTAGGGACCACGCCCCCACAAAAGGGCGCTCCTAAAAagcaaaattagaaaaaatatatatataaatataaaaagcaaaattagaaaaaatatatatataaatataaaaaataaataatttcagtttattttttttaaagggggGGATCTCATGAGTCAGGaatacaaacaacaaacatttctaaaaaaaaaaaaataaataaaaaataactaaaaatctTATTTTCCCCaagacaaaaaacaaaaaccctaaattcgattgattttttggaatatttgtgttttaatttgtgttttttttctgatttGTTGCAGGTTCCGCCCTCCCCCAATTCCATATGCAAAATGTCTAGTCCCGACGATAGAATACACGGTAAGTGGGAACCAAGAAGGACCTTCCATCTCTCCAGTCATCCTCCTCCcacccatccatccatccatcctaGTTTAGTGTCCAGGACCGTGTATCttgttctattttttttttgggtggtTATTATATTCCACTTTCTTAGATATCTCTTGGAGGTAACTCTCATATGgcattaatatatatatattattcgCTTAGTCTATATACTAGACCCATTTCCAAACAAAAGCTTACACAGCACGTGCTAGTACATATATACTTCAGATATGTCCAGGGTGTGAGTGTGATGGCTTCCAAAAATAACTGTAATAAgcacatacacatacacacacaaaaaaagcGAACAGAACTGCGCTCTCGATGAAAAATGGCACACTGGTTGGGAattataagaaaaaatatgggAATTCAAGAAAATCAAGGCTTAAACTAAGAAGTTAAGAATTATAAGAGAAACAAGAGATCAAAAGAAAGAGTCTAGACAAAAACTAGTTGAGAATtataaaggaaaataaataaaaaaaataaattaagttcTAATctaacttattttttattttatacttaCTACTGgcctattttttattaaatttgtataagaaaaatctataaaaaaatagcTAAAAAACTGTAAATAAAGAATATAAAGATTAGAGAGTAACAACTTGGGAATTATAAGCAAAaagaaagcaaataaaaaaaagaagagagaGAATCTAAAGAGCCACTACTTTATTGATTTAATCCATTAAGTCAGTCAGTGgaaaagtaaatatttaactATCCATAGAGACTATATTTTCTggaaatattttagaaaaaaaaatagaacaaaagcttttatttttatttttttttggcagatGTTTGGCTCGAGAAGTACCTGaatttttccacttttttttctcctattTTCCACCATTCTGTCAATCAAATCAATCAAATATTGACACAGCTTGTCCCACTGTGCGTTTGTTGCTTCTGCTTCATGGTCTAGAGGTGGGTAGGGTGGTAGGGGGGGCTACAGTGGGACAATAACCACTGCCTACTGGCTTTCGAGTAACGTCCCGGGCCAGAAGCagccccagtcccagtcccagctGGGTCAAAAaataacagcaacaacaacataaaGCACATTGTCCATGGTCGgttctcttcttcttcttcttccatTTTCATGGCTAACAGATGGTGGCGGGGGGTGGCTTGCCTGGGGGGGCGGGAGCGGGAGAGCTAGGGCTCGAGCTTGGACGGCTCTCTTGGCCAGGAACCAGTGATGCTCTCTAGCTTGCCTTTGGAGTTtggcttgtttttttttggagatTTTTTCAAGTCAACAGTTAATGACGAATTTATCGATAATACATAGTTTTTAATGGATTTAgataactttttttaaataattcacaatcTAAAGATGTTTCAGACTTCCAATGGATATAATTCTATTCCTATATCTCTAATAACTGATATTAATAGCTTTTAAAGGTAGATTTATCGAAAAATTATggtttttaattgattttagagaactatttaatggtttttatacttttttgtgataaattttataatctAAAGATGATTTAGGCTTCCTATTCTTTTCTCGTTAGTATTTGATATTAAACGCTTTTTACACCCTGTATTTGTCGAAAAACAAtggattttaattgattttagataactatttaatgttttttaataacttttaataaataaaagatgaAAAAAGGGTCTATAGTTTAGACAGCAATTTATCGATAGGTTTTAATCGATATAGAAAACTTTTAAAGCCCAATTAATCACAAATATATCGATAATtatctaaaaaaaacaattttaaatctttgaatgaattttaataaaataaataattatgaataaaaatatcataattTAAGCCTCATTCTTACAGCTAGAAATGGCTAGAAAACCCGCTAGGAAGTCCTCTCCCGCCGTGCTCTTTGGGCCATTTGTGGAGACCACTGTCAATGCCAAAGCACGTGGAAAAGGCAACGGTATTCGAGGGGCGGGGGAGGGCTGGAAAGTGGGTGGGAAGGTTGGAAAGCGAAGGTGGAGATGCCTTGTGGAGTCCCGTAATCTTCGCTTCGTGCTCAGCTCCTCTCTCGCTTACTCTCTATTTGCTCTACCTCTCACGccctttctctctctctctctctgtcgcCGTCCCTGTCTGTTTGTTTtcaaccaaaaagaaaaacattcGTTTATCGATTTTCGTCTATTTTTAGacacaaaagcaacaacaacaacaacagccacaACAAAATTTACTTGCCTTTCAAATGAGTGGTgttatgtatgtgtgtgtgtgtgtgtgtgtgagtgttgcGTCTGTGTGAGTATGTAACAGCCGGACCCGGAGACCCCAAGACCCGGAGACCCCGATCCCCGGGCCACATCTTCCATCCACTTTGCTTCCTTTTAGCTTTTTATTTGAATACCCTGTACTAGTAGCTTCAAAGGGTATATAGTTTTTGTAACAAAAGAGAATTCGAATCTTAGGAGAATTGCTGTCCGTGTGTCCGCGTGTCCGCTTTTCTTGAAAAAACTCCCATAACTCGGAAACTATAAGACATAGAGctttgaaattttatatttagatTCCCctaattattgtttatttaatgTCTACAAAAAATTTTAGCCACGCCCCTTAACTcccataaaaaaaaggagtaCTAGGTATCATTTAGTCGAGTTACTCCCTTTTTGTTAGTGtttcttttgtatttttcttgGACACGTGCAAAAAGTGTCCGGGGACAATACGTATATGTATATGGCCCGGATTCCTACGCCGGACAATGGCCCAGGGCCTCGGTCTAATTGCCGGGAATtcaaacggacagacggacaggcggacagacggacaggcggacagacggacggacaAAGAAAGCTTCGGAGACTCCCTCCACTCTCCCACCTGCAGATATCCATTACGACTTTGAAATAATAATGAGGTTCTGGgagtttttaattgatttacaaaaattaatagtttttttttttaaggggggGGTCATAATTTAattgtttctttatttaaatatttatttattcatcaGATTTGTCTATTTTCTTTATCTATTCTTGACTTTATTTTTTCTACTAAGTTTTCTGActaagtttaaatatttaaaataatttcatttattaaaaatatcagaagttgtaaaattttttaataaattaaggaATAAATagatattttcttattgaagaataataaattaatgaataaataataatttaggTCTATTTTGGgtttaatttttctaaaataaaatatgaaaaataataaatattaaatattaattataactAACATAACAGATACAccccctttaaaaaaaaaaaaaaagaaattcaagaaattttcattaaaactcTAACttttaaaggaaaaatagCTATAAACTTTAATTCTAAACGTTTTAAACTCCATTAAAAAAGCTTTTAAAGAGGGAAACTCCCTAATTCTGATAATCACAATTTTTTGCTAATagttctttgattttttttttttgtttttacaatTTATGGAGGCACTTTTGTGCAATTAGAGGACTTGTCTGATGGCCATTTTAACTTTTCCAACtaaaagtttagaaaattACCTGCCCATTACCCCCTTTTTAGTCCCCTTCCCTGCTCTTAGGGactttcattaaaaaataatggaatttaaagttcaattttatttatttatttttttatttataattttttgtacgtttttgttgatttttaggGGGGTTAGACTACTCTAGGCTACCTTATATAGGCTATTTATATATAGAATTTAATTGCTAACAAAGTACCCCCTTATGGCGCAAAAATTAAATGTCTGAGACGCAATaagttgtgtttttttttctcctttatttttgtttctattttgttggtgtttttgtttttgttgttattgttccACCTGCAAGAAGGTCGAATTCCCTAAttccaatatatatatatgtgtttacCCCCTACACACTCCGCCTATGAAAGAGGGGGGCATTCCATTTATTTGTAATGGAATTTCAGAAATAAAACCAGTCTTCTGTCTCCTTTCTCTTTCTCTATCTGCTGTCTCTTTCTCTGTTAGCTGTTATATAAAATCGTAAGacttatgtatatatatatctcttATGTATTATTGTACTGGGGTAACCCCCTAACCTTCCACACCACTCGCCGCCGCCACAgtatttgttttcatttcagtCCCACAGTACCGAGTACCCCCCTTACTCGCTCAACTTTTACTCGATTTCGGAAAATTCGATGAGTCACCCCCTAAAATTAGAAGCCCAAAAGGATCTGTGTGGACAGAGTGGCTACCCCCCCTTAGTTATTGATATTATTTAGGGGAAGTGGAACTGGGACTTGTTGCAAGAAGgtcattattttattatattttatattattaatttatataatatatagaaaaattatagaagatatatagaagatgtagaatatataaaatataaagaatatGTAGAAGATATAGAAGATATTTAAGATATTGAAGATATAGAAGATGTTCTATGACTAAGCATGTTTTTTAAGGggttttattttgagaaacattaaaaaaaaataaatatttaatgacATTCTTTAATGGAGAATTGTTAATggatattgttgttgtttcaaGGGGGTAGGTccataaaaattgtaaaaatattgatacaaaattaattataCTAGTTTTTTAAGAGTTTTGTGGAGAATTCATCCAAAAATCTGTTCCAGAAAGCAATTTCCCATAAAAATCTgtgaaaaattattaaaattatagacATTTTTTATAGATCTGATCagaataatttgattttttttataattttttatattttggtgttttaagtatttaaaaatatgagtaATACTTTAAAAACCAGTTTCTTactaataaaaacaataaaaaataagaaaaatacctttaaaaaaaattttatttaaaactaaaacaaagCTTAGTCCCTCCCTTGAAGCGAATGTCTACTGTAGTTGGTATTTTGGTGGCAGTTCCTtggcttttccattttccaatttccaaTTGTATTTGTCAAGGTGAGTCCCTCAAAATAAGGCGGGGGGGAGGGGAGAGGTGGTAGCCAAGAACTTCACAGGGCCACGCCCACCTCTTACAGGCCATACGCCTCTATATGttgataataataaaagaagaagcagaggaggaaaacaaaaacaaaaacggcCCAAAAGTTTAGCCCCGTTGTTGGtgtttctatttttagaaTACGCGCGCTGGAAATTTACCCACACACTACCACTACACTTGCAGGcactcacacagatacaccCATACattcataaacaaaaaaaacaaaaaacacgtTGGAACGAAACGCCTGCTATCACTCAAAACAAACTTATTGAGGAAGGATGGAAAGAGAGGACCGAAAGGTTGTTTCCAAagggggtggtgggtggttggATGGATGGGTTGTGGAAGGTTGAAGGTCTGCTCCCTCTCTGGCTCTCTCCTCATTCTCTCACTCTCCCACCTCTATCGTATCAATTTCCAATTGaatttcagtttcaatttcaatgACAGCGTGCCTACCTAcctccctccctccctcccACTCTCATAAAACTTTACAacgttttttgtatttttttttttattcttttcacacacacacaattgtatatatatatatatgtatacacgTGCTTtggcattgtttttgttgggcCTGGGGTTTCTATGTCAACAGTGGAATTGACCTTGAAGTTGAAAAGCCATCCAGGGGGAGAGTTGTGTGTGCTAGAGAGGGAcggggcagcagcagcagctacgCATTTACTTTCATTTCaatgcaaaaacaaaaacagctgacTGCACTCCCCTCTCTCTTTACGCTCATATGTTTTTGCACCTGCAGTTATAATGCAGCCAAAAAGAGATTAAAAGAGAGCGAGAGCACGATCGAGATCGAGATGGAACTATCTGTTCTCTCACGAGTTAACTTTGAAGATGCACTTGAACAAATTATGATGgacttaataataataaaattattatttattaatttgttttttaaataatgtttttttttttttataaagaattgtgtatttttttcggtgtttttgtcttcaaattttttttttttgtgcattgtTGCCTTTGTTGCACTGCCAGCACTTCTAAATATACGGCCCAAAGCCATGCACGATTTATAAATGCGGCTAAAAATAGAGTGGCAAGCAAAAAGCGGCAGGCAGTGCGGCAAGCAGCGCAGCAGGTCACGGCCTATTCAGTTAGatatgcacaaaaaaataaatacatatactAAAACAAATCTAACCTCTTATTTCTTAAGTAAAACAGATCATTACTTTTAATCGATTATTTTGATTTTCAATCGATAgtatttatttgttgtttatttttttgccatcCCTAGTCTGCGCTTTGCTCCTTGTTCTATTTTTAACCTGCCACATAGCCCAATATTCAATTGGAATCAATTTCTAGACCAGAAAACACGACTTTTGTGATTAGATCAGCGAGGTTGCTTTcggagagagaaagagagcgGGTGAGAGAGAGCCAGAATTGTGGCAGAGAGCGTAAGAcagcagagagagagagagacagtgCTGAGAGCAGACGACATCATTGCTAATTGGACTTTTTGGTTAGTCAtatcataatttttttcctcTGCATATGGCTTGGCGCGCAATTAGTCcagagaataaaaataaaaataaatggaaaagtTCGCTCCTTGctctttatttatatttattttttttcgcgaCTAACAATTTATcaatgaaatatatattttttttcccaaccGATTTGACTCGActgcaatttatttattttttttttttcatttttaccTGTGCCTTCTCTGCCGCCGTAGCCGTCGCAGCCGctgtctcagtctcagtctcagtcgaCGCTGTCAGCTGGTCAGTTAAGGTGGAATTTTTCatcaataataattttttatttatacaatagTGCTAATAAATAGAAGGAGaggaagagagagagagggagaaaCACGTCACGTGCtaaaaaaaagataagaaGAAGAACTGATAGTgaaaagtgtaaaaaaataaataataataaaataaaaaatatatattgtaaTTTTTCTTAGTGCATCACTTAGTGCCTATCATCGAGGTCCAACTCGGCGACTAAATACgttttagatttatttttaaatgcgtCTGATAAGCGCTCTGCCTTATCTACATAATCAGACCATGGGCGTGAGTGGGACAGGGCACGCCATGGGGCCAGAACAAGTGCTAGAGGGAGATGGGGCGATGGGGATTGAAGGAGGTGTGACACATTAGACTCTCTCCTCTCCTCTCCTCTCTCTCTTCGGCTAGACAATGCTCTCTTCCCTATCTCTCATTGACTTCCAGTCTGTGtttcaattttccaatttccatttcaatatcaattgttgtttttgtttttttttttttatgaatagtGGAAATTCTATAGCGTGTTTGTGCTTGTTTACATTCCCAATTCGCAGATCTGCCATCAGAAGCCGGAAGCAATGAGCGACTGCTGCAGCACATAACGCCGGGCGCCCTGACATTGGACTACAAGCCCCATCCGGCGGTGGATATCGATCAGCAGATCATGGAGGTGAGTTATATACC
Encoded here:
- the LOC6503561 gene encoding putative inositol monophosphatase 3, with the protein product MPDKMNGRSIRINRLPATIVAILVTIMLVYFLNFHQEERPAIYGMLRSDNPNKVNLRKMLIAAIQAAQRGGLEVLDVAHSRQLKERSKGKTDEGVNDPFTDADGRSHCVMKQGLQRIFPRVRIFSEEDNEHCRQSHSFDLDPTVLHETAQVPDVMVNAPDVTVWVDPLDATKEYTEELYEYVTTMVCVAVAGRPIIGVIHSPFNGQTAWAWVGNSMSEYLANLHPQHSQKSGDLAPIITVSRSHTAGAKDLARGIFGEDVSLLTAAGAGYKVLQVVANNATAYLHTSKIKKWDICAGDAILHALGGTMTTLNDQLIHYGPDESPVNTEGLLATLERHEEYMDKLAKYRAAHNGKIA